From one Pseudomonas sp. S35 genomic stretch:
- a CDS encoding heavy metal sensor histidine kinase: protein MTHRRHYSLTLRLALIFALLAFALLATLGVALYRELERELILRDDVQLISRVDQLRNLLNDSNTLDLIRTKPELFQNMLGNRESVLSIAAPGQAPLLLVNPGNIDLPAIKPVPKDHVLALSDVQHLPGINGVPFSTLAASIDSGDLGSLQVTSGRLMTERTAMLASYRLSVYILASIAAILLALVGYLLVHRGLLPLRRLAQHAQGIGVGNLAERLDSHGAPKELLAMIDAFNTMLERLAKGFVQLGQVSTDMAHELRTPINNLLGETQVALQQQRSSESYQQLLASNIEELERLARMLDNMLFLARTDPVSALRQRQALAAADEIARIADYFEGLAGDVGISIRTEGDGVIWAEPMLLRRALANLCANAIKYGAPNGELLIQAIPTAAGIRLCVSNKGQTIPAEHLSRLFERFYRVDESRERSAHSNGLGLSIVATIMQLHNGHYSVTSEDEVTCFELFFPRREA, encoded by the coding sequence ATGACCCACCGCCGTCATTATTCCCTGACCCTGCGCCTGGCCCTGATCTTCGCCCTGCTCGCCTTTGCCCTGCTCGCCACCCTTGGCGTGGCACTGTACCGCGAGCTGGAGCGCGAGCTGATCCTGCGCGACGATGTGCAATTGATTTCCCGGGTGGATCAACTGCGTAACCTGCTCAACGACAGCAACACACTGGACCTGATCAGGACCAAACCGGAACTGTTCCAGAACATGCTGGGCAACCGTGAATCCGTGCTGAGCATCGCCGCCCCCGGCCAAGCGCCGCTGCTGCTGGTAAACCCGGGCAACATCGACCTGCCCGCGATCAAGCCGGTGCCCAAGGATCACGTCCTCGCGCTGAGCGACGTGCAGCACCTGCCCGGCATAAACGGCGTGCCCTTCTCCACCCTGGCCGCGTCCATCGATTCCGGCGACCTGGGCAGCCTGCAAGTCACCAGCGGACGCCTGATGACCGAGCGCACGGCCATGCTCGCCAGCTACCGGTTGAGCGTGTATATCCTGGCCAGCATCGCCGCGATCCTCCTCGCACTGGTGGGCTACCTGCTGGTGCATCGCGGCCTGCTGCCCTTGCGGCGCTTGGCGCAGCATGCCCAGGGGATCGGCGTGGGCAACCTGGCCGAACGCCTGGACAGCCACGGCGCGCCGAAAGAGCTGCTGGCGATGATCGACGCGTTCAACACCATGCTTGAGCGCTTGGCCAAGGGCTTTGTGCAACTGGGCCAGGTGTCCACCGACATGGCCCACGAACTGCGCACGCCGATCAACAACTTGCTGGGGGAAACCCAGGTCGCCCTGCAACAGCAACGCAGCAGCGAGAGCTACCAGCAACTCCTGGCCTCCAATATCGAAGAGCTGGAGCGGCTGGCGAGGATGCTCGACAACATGCTGTTTTTGGCACGCACCGACCCGGTCAGCGCCCTGCGCCAACGCCAAGCGTTGGCGGCGGCGGATGAAATAGCGCGCATCGCGGATTATTTCGAAGGGTTGGCGGGCGATGTGGGTATCAGCATTCGGACCGAGGGCGACGGTGTGATCTGGGCGGAACCGATGCTGCTGCGTCGCGCCCTGGCAAACCTGTGCGCCAACGCCATCAAATATGGCGCGCCGAATGGCGAGCTGCTGATCCAGGCGATTCCAACTGCTGCGGGCATCAGGCTATGCGTGAGCAACAAGGGCCAGACCATTCCCGCCGAGCATTTGTCGCGGCTGTTCGAACGGTTTTACCGGGTGGATGAATCACGGGAGCGTTCGGCCCACTCCAATGGGTTGGGCCTGTCTATCGTGGCGACCATCATGCAATTGCATAACGGGCACTACAGCGTTACCAGCGAAGATGAGGTGACCTGTTTTGAGCTGTTTTTCCCACGCCGCGAGGCATGA
- a CDS encoding anti-virulence regulator CigR family protein, protein MIKPLKFVSVALSLVLFAGSGMALADPGNGKGQGNNKGNNPAGQGHDKPKGKGAPNSRGPSVDRGSVLGVLGGYRDYWSPGPALPPGIQKNLARGKPLPPGIAKKLDGRLLGHLPRYDGYEWRQVGTDLILVAIATGLVYEILNGAFD, encoded by the coding sequence ATGATCAAGCCGCTGAAGTTCGTGTCTGTTGCACTGTCGCTTGTACTGTTTGCCGGTAGCGGGATGGCCCTGGCGGATCCGGGCAATGGCAAGGGGCAGGGTAACAACAAGGGCAACAACCCGGCTGGGCAAGGGCATGACAAGCCTAAAGGCAAGGGGGCGCCGAACAGTCGCGGCCCCAGCGTCGACCGTGGCAGTGTGCTCGGTGTGCTGGGGGGCTACCGCGATTACTGGAGCCCCGGACCGGCGTTGCCGCCGGGTATCCAGAAGAACCTGGCGCGCGGCAAGCCCTTGCCGCCAGGCATTGCCAAAAAGCTTGATGGCCGTTTACTCGGCCACTTGCCCCGTTACGATGGGTATGAGTGGCGGCAAGTGGGCACCGACCTGATATTGGTGGCTATCGCGACGGGCCTCGTCTATGAAATCCTCAATGGCGCCTTTGATTGA
- the pcp gene encoding pyroglutamyl-peptidase I: protein MQTVLLTGFEPFDQDPVNPSWEAVRQLDGVQFAEDVQIVARRLPCAFATAPECLVQLISELRPAMVIATGLAPGRSEISLERVAININDARIPDNLGYQPIDTLVVADGPAAYFSTLPIKAMVKAVRESGVAASVSQTAGTFVCNQVFYRLQHLLAGSQVRSGFIHVPDQSLMALSSLVDGLRVAVSVAWNTPVDVREVGGQVS from the coding sequence ATGCAAACCGTACTGCTGACGGGGTTTGAGCCCTTTGATCAAGATCCGGTGAATCCTTCCTGGGAGGCAGTGCGCCAACTGGACGGTGTGCAGTTCGCTGAGGATGTACAGATTGTTGCGCGTCGGCTGCCCTGTGCGTTTGCCACCGCCCCCGAGTGCCTGGTGCAACTGATCAGCGAACTGCGGCCGGCGATGGTCATCGCCACTGGCCTGGCGCCCGGGCGCAGCGAGATTTCCTTGGAGCGGGTGGCGATCAATATCAACGACGCGCGTATCCCCGATAACCTGGGGTATCAGCCCATAGACACGTTAGTTGTCGCGGATGGGCCGGCGGCTTATTTCTCGACGCTGCCGATCAAGGCGATGGTCAAGGCAGTGCGTGAGTCGGGGGTTGCTGCCTCGGTGTCGCAGACGGCGGGCACCTTTGTCTGCAACCAGGTGTTCTATCGTTTGCAGCACCTGCTGGCAGGCTCGCAGGTACGCAGTGGTTTTATCCATGTCCCCGATCAATCGTTGATGGCGTTGTCGAGCCTGGTCGATGGGTTGCGCGTCGCCGTGTCGGTGGCGTGGAACACGCCTGTGGATGTACGGGAAGTGGGCGGTCAGGTGAGCTGA
- a CDS encoding DUF979 domain-containing protein has translation MIISIQYLYWLAGVLLLITAGMILMDRAHPKRWSSALFWLLFAIPFLVGERLPSVVIGAGVVVMALIAGFGGVGRGTHVELHDKASRASAGRLGHKLFIPALAIPLTTVIGSVLLKHTEIGGVPLLDPKNTTFVSLGLGCLIALGLACWLTRDTPVQALRESRRLTEALGWAMVLPQMLAMLGLLFNEAGVGTAVAHVTTTYINLDFKLVAVMVYVLGMALFTVIMGNGFAAFPVMTGGVGVPVLVGIYGGNPAVMAAIGMFSGYCGTLMTPMAANFNIVPAALLELPDKNAVIKAQLPTALMMLLVNIVLLYLLM, from the coding sequence ATGATCATCTCCATTCAATACCTGTACTGGCTGGCCGGGGTGCTGCTGCTGATTACCGCCGGCATGATCCTGATGGACCGTGCCCATCCCAAGCGTTGGTCCAGCGCCCTGTTCTGGCTGCTGTTCGCGATTCCGTTCCTGGTGGGCGAGCGCCTGCCTTCGGTGGTGATCGGCGCGGGCGTGGTGGTCATGGCCCTGATCGCAGGCTTTGGCGGCGTTGGTCGTGGCACCCATGTCGAGTTGCATGACAAGGCCTCCCGTGCCAGTGCCGGGCGTCTGGGACACAAACTGTTTATCCCGGCGCTGGCCATTCCGTTGACCACGGTGATCGGCTCGGTATTGCTCAAGCACACCGAAATCGGCGGGGTGCCGTTGCTGGATCCGAAAAACACCACCTTCGTGTCGCTCGGCCTTGGCTGTCTGATCGCCCTTGGGCTGGCCTGCTGGTTGACCCGCGATACGCCGGTGCAAGCCTTGCGCGAGTCGCGCCGCCTCACCGAGGCCCTGGGTTGGGCCATGGTGCTGCCGCAGATGCTGGCGATGCTTGGCCTGCTGTTCAATGAAGCGGGGGTCGGCACAGCTGTCGCGCACGTCACCACCACTTATATCAACCTGGATTTCAAGTTGGTGGCGGTGATGGTCTATGTCTTGGGCATGGCGCTGTTCACGGTGATCATGGGTAACGGCTTTGCAGCGTTCCCGGTGATGACGGGCGGGGTCGGCGTGCCAGTGCTGGTGGGTATCTACGGCGGGAACCCGGCGGTGATGGCGGCCATCGGTATGTTCTCCGGCTACTGCGGTACCCTGATGACCCCCATGGCCGCCAACTTCAATATCGTACCGGCGGCGTTGTTGGAGCTGCCGGACAAGAATGCGGTGATCAAGGCCCAGTTGCCAACTGCGCTGATGATGCTACTGGTCAATATCGTGCTGCTTTACCTGTTGATGTGA
- a CDS encoding DUF969 domain-containing protein, with product MQTVVNLWPLIGVLVIVVGFVLRFNPLLVVTAAALATGLAAHFPLEKILATMGDGFLQTRALQLILLLPLAVIGLLERHGLRLHAQNWIARFERATVGRLLIIYLFVRESTAAMGLTSLGGHPQMVRPLLAPMAEGAAEKRYGKLPDKVRHKVLAMCAATDNVGLFFGEDIFVAFGAIALMHTFLLGSGIDVEPLHIAVWGIPTAICAFIIHAIRLHRFDRRLTRELTPVVVPVEAAQ from the coding sequence ATGCAAACCGTTGTGAATCTGTGGCCGTTGATCGGCGTACTTGTGATCGTGGTTGGCTTTGTTTTGCGCTTCAATCCGTTGTTGGTGGTCACCGCCGCCGCGTTGGCCACCGGGCTCGCTGCCCACTTCCCGCTGGAAAAAATCCTCGCCACCATGGGCGATGGTTTCCTTCAAACCCGTGCCCTGCAATTGATCCTGCTGTTGCCCCTGGCGGTCATAGGCTTGCTGGAGCGCCATGGGTTGCGCCTGCATGCGCAGAACTGGATTGCGCGGTTTGAGCGCGCCACGGTCGGGCGCTTGCTGATTATCTACCTGTTTGTGCGCGAATCCACCGCCGCCATGGGCTTGACCAGCCTGGGCGGGCACCCGCAGATGGTGCGTCCGCTATTGGCACCGATGGCAGAAGGCGCGGCAGAAAAACGTTACGGCAAACTGCCGGACAAGGTGCGCCACAAGGTATTGGCCATGTGCGCGGCGACGGACAATGTCGGGCTGTTTTTTGGTGAGGATATCTTTGTCGCCTTTGGTGCTATCGCGTTGATGCACACCTTCCTGCTGGGCTCGGGAATTGATGTAGAGCCACTGCACATTGCTGTGTGGGGCATCCCCACGGCGATTTGCGCCTTCATCATCCACGCGATCCGATTGCATCGTTTTGACCGCCGCCTTACCCGTGAGCTGACGCCCGTCGTCGTCCCAGTGGAGGCTGCACAATGA
- a CDS encoding DUF4410 domain-containing protein: MKTQKILIALSCAVALSMLGGCAAKVKSGGSAELAIPQAAKQNLVVSIKGENQLEQNPDWNLLKRDWNNALQVEARQAGFNVTETASVTPSGETGVGIAINVSKFRYIEPGSRYVAGALVGNAWVFSRADYSDLKSGAPIGSRTYDTSSSAWEGIASAMTQKQVQAIAKQMISDIKNAKTQ; this comes from the coding sequence ATGAAAACCCAAAAAATCCTGATCGCCCTCTCCTGCGCCGTTGCCTTGTCGATGCTCGGCGGGTGTGCCGCCAAGGTCAAAAGTGGTGGCAGCGCTGAATTGGCGATCCCGCAAGCCGCCAAACAGAACCTGGTGGTGAGCATCAAAGGTGAAAACCAACTGGAGCAGAACCCGGACTGGAACCTGCTCAAGCGTGACTGGAATAACGCACTCCAGGTCGAAGCACGCCAGGCCGGCTTCAATGTCACAGAAACCGCCTCGGTGACCCCAAGCGGCGAAACCGGCGTCGGCATCGCCATCAACGTAAGCAAGTTCCGCTACATCGAACCCGGCTCACGGTATGTCGCCGGCGCGCTGGTAGGTAATGCCTGGGTGTTCTCCCGCGCCGATTACTCTGACCTGAAATCCGGCGCGCCAATTGGCTCGCGCACCTACGACACGTCATCGTCCGCCTGGGAAGGCATCGCTTCGGCCATGACGCAGAAGCAGGTTCAGGCGATTGCCAAGCAGATGATCAGTGACATCAAGAACGCCAAGACCCAGTAA
- a CDS encoding MFS transporter, whose product MNAPTPDTTNLNLQTRLIALVVAVTFFMENLDATVIATALPTMATAFGVTPVDMNIGITAYILAVAIFIPLSSWIADRFGARRVFAGAIIVFTLASLLCGLSQSLDMFVFARVLQGIGGALMVPVGRLAVLRNTDKKDLVKMIAVITWPGLVAPILGPLAGGLIVTHASWPWIFYVNVPLGALALIAALWLVPAGREPSVRRFDAKGFILLAGACVALLGGLEWLGSQSGEKLIPGAALVAAGLLLAVWAVHHCRHASAPLLPLDTLSITTFRVSIYGGSLFRLAISALPFLLPLLFQVAFGLSPVDAGLLVLAVFAGNLAMKPFTTAIMQRYGFRNVLRVNGIIGVVSIVACAFFTAQTPFALIAGVLFVGGLSRSMQFTCYNSIGFADVPKACMSEASALFSLSFQLAMGMGVTVAALLLRASMTVQGHEVQAQTGDFRVAFVGVALLGMLALVDVYRLPMGAGESVLNRA is encoded by the coding sequence GTGAACGCTCCCACGCCAGACACCACGAACCTCAACCTGCAAACCCGCCTGATCGCCCTGGTGGTCGCCGTCACCTTCTTCATGGAGAACCTCGACGCCACCGTGATCGCCACCGCCCTGCCGACCATGGCCACAGCTTTCGGCGTGACGCCGGTGGACATGAACATCGGTATCACCGCCTACATTCTCGCCGTGGCGATCTTCATACCGCTGTCCAGTTGGATCGCCGACCGCTTCGGCGCCCGTCGCGTTTTTGCCGGGGCGATCATCGTATTCACCCTCGCCTCGCTGCTCTGCGGGCTGAGCCAAAGCCTCGACATGTTTGTGTTCGCCCGCGTCCTGCAGGGTATTGGTGGTGCGCTGATGGTGCCCGTGGGGCGCCTGGCAGTGCTGCGCAACACAGACAAGAAAGACCTGGTGAAGATGATCGCGGTGATCACCTGGCCCGGCCTCGTCGCCCCCATTCTCGGGCCATTGGCCGGCGGTTTGATCGTGACCCACGCGTCCTGGCCGTGGATCTTCTACGTCAACGTGCCCCTCGGCGCCTTGGCCTTGATCGCCGCCCTGTGGCTGGTGCCGGCAGGTCGCGAGCCGAGCGTGCGCAGGTTCGATGCGAAGGGATTTATCTTGCTGGCAGGCGCCTGCGTAGCGCTGCTCGGCGGGTTGGAATGGCTGGGTAGCCAATCAGGCGAAAAGCTCATCCCGGGCGCTGCACTGGTTGCAGCGGGCCTGCTGCTGGCGGTATGGGCCGTGCATCATTGCCGGCACGCCAGCGCCCCTCTGTTGCCGCTGGACACCCTGTCCATCACGACCTTTCGCGTGAGCATCTATGGCGGGTCGCTCTTTCGCCTGGCCATCAGCGCCCTGCCCTTCTTGTTGCCCCTGTTATTTCAAGTGGCATTTGGCTTGTCGCCCGTGGACGCAGGCCTGCTGGTGCTGGCGGTATTCGCGGGCAACCTGGCGATGAAGCCCTTTACCACGGCCATCATGCAGCGCTACGGCTTTCGCAACGTGTTAAGGGTCAATGGGATTATCGGCGTAGTGTCGATTGTGGCCTGCGCATTTTTTACCGCACAGACACCGTTTGCACTGATTGCCGGCGTACTGTTCGTAGGCGGGCTGTCACGCTCGATGCAGTTCACCTGCTACAACTCGATTGGCTTTGCCGACGTACCCAAGGCGTGCATGAGCGAGGCGTCGGCGCTGTTCAGCCTGTCGTTCCAGTTGGCGATGGGCATGGGCGTGACCGTGGCGGCACTGCTATTGCGCGCATCCATGACCGTGCAAGGGCATGAAGTTCAGGCGCAGACCGGGGATTTTCGCGTGGCGTTCGTCGGAGTGGCGTTGTTGGGGATGTTGGCGCTGGTGGATGTGTATCGGCTACCGATGGGCGCAGGGGAAAGTGTGCTGAACCGCGCATAA
- the ltrA gene encoding group II intron reverse transcriptase/maturase: MPPVGVRVSSNVETQNILQEKTVTPGPGRYPRMKADRAQTSTASVAWTNAEPGTLMARVLAPANLKRAYQRVVSNKGAPGTDGMAVDQLAGYVKQYWPILKSRLLAGEYHPQGVRAVDIPKPKGGTRQLGIPSVVDRLIQQALLQQLTPIFDPLFSDHSYGFRPGRSAYQAIGTARAHVAAGHRWCVELDLEKFFDRVNHDVLMAYIERQIEDKRVLRLIRRYLEAGMMSGGIVSRRQEGTPQGGPFSPLLSNILLNELDRELERRGHRFVRYADDANIYVRSRRAGERVLVRVERFLNQRLKLALNQEKSRVARPWACDYLGYGMSLHKQPRLKVATMSLNRLRDRLRELLRGARGHKMASVIERINPVLRGWAGYFKLSQSNRPLEELDGWMRRKLRCVIWRQWKQRPTRARNLIRLGISEARACKSAFNGRGPWWNSGASHMNHALPKKLWDSLGLVSILDTIKRLNRIT, from the coding sequence ATGCCGCCAGTAGGCGTCAGAGTCTCGTCGAATGTTGAAACGCAGAATATTCTCCAAGAGAAAACTGTTACCCCAGGTCCTGGACGGTATCCGAGGATGAAGGCTGACAGGGCGCAAACATCGACGGCGTCTGTGGCGTGGACGAACGCGGAGCCGGGCACGCTGATGGCGCGGGTGCTTGCACCCGCCAACCTCAAGCGTGCGTATCAACGCGTGGTCAGCAACAAGGGCGCACCGGGTACCGATGGCATGGCGGTCGACCAGTTGGCGGGCTACGTGAAACAGTATTGGCCGATCCTCAAGTCTCGGCTGCTGGCCGGCGAGTATCACCCGCAAGGTGTACGCGCCGTCGACATCCCCAAACCCAAAGGCGGCACAAGGCAGCTGGGTATCCCCAGTGTCGTGGATCGCCTGATCCAGCAGGCGCTGCTGCAACAGCTCACGCCAATCTTCGACCCTCTGTTTTCGGACCACAGCTACGGCTTTCGTCCGGGCCGAAGCGCTTATCAAGCTATCGGAACCGCCCGCGCCCATGTGGCGGCGGGACACCGCTGGTGCGTGGAACTCGATCTGGAGAAGTTCTTTGATCGGGTCAACCACGATGTATTGATGGCCTACATCGAGCGTCAAATCGAAGACAAACGTGTGCTCAGACTGATCCGCCGGTATCTTGAAGCGGGAATGATGTCGGGCGGGATCGTCAGCCGACGGCAGGAAGGCACGCCGCAAGGCGGCCCGTTCTCACCGTTGCTGTCGAACATCCTGCTCAATGAACTCGACCGCGAGCTGGAACGGCGGGGCCATCGCTTTGTACGCTATGCCGACGACGCCAACATTTATGTGCGCAGTCGTCGTGCTGGCGAGCGAGTGCTGGTCAGGGTTGAGCGCTTCCTGAATCAACGCCTGAAACTGGCGTTGAATCAGGAAAAGAGCCGAGTAGCACGGCCGTGGGCGTGTGATTACTTGGGTTACGGGATGAGCCTGCATAAACAGCCGAGGCTGAAAGTAGCGACGATGAGCCTGAATCGCTTGCGCGATCGGCTCAGAGAACTGCTGCGCGGAGCGCGGGGCCACAAGATGGCAAGCGTCATTGAGCGGATTAACCCGGTGCTACGTGGTTGGGCGGGTTACTTCAAGCTCAGCCAGAGCAACCGCCCCCTTGAGGAGTTGGATGGGTGGATGCGCCGTAAACTTCGCTGTGTCATTTGGCGTCAATGGAAGCAGCGCCCAACGAGGGCGCGCAACTTGATACGTCTGGGGATCAGCGAAGCACGCGCCTGCAAATCAGCGTTCAACGGGCGCGGGCCATGGTGGAACTCGGGAGCGTCACATATGAATCACGCGCTGCCGAAGAAGCTGTGGGACAGCCTGGGGCTGGTCTCAATACTGGATACGATAAAACGGCTTAACCGCATAACCTGA
- a CDS encoding FAD-binding oxidoreductase: MANTPYPQSYYAASANAVPPRPTLQGEVETDVCVIGAGYTGLSSALFLLENGFRVTVLEAAKVGFGASGRNGGQIVNSYSRDIDVIERSVGPQQAQLLGQMAFEGGRIIRERVAKYQIQCDLKDGGVFAALNSKHMGHLESQKRLWERYGHTQLELLDERRIREVVACDNYAGGLLDMSGGHIHPLNLALGEAAAVESLGGTIYEQSAAVRIERGANPVVHTAQGKVRAKFIIVAGNAYLGNLVPELAAKSMPCGTQVITTAPLGDELAKTLLPQDYCVEDCNYLLDYYRLTSDKRLIFGGGVVYGARDPANIEAIIRPKMLKAFPQLKDVKIDYAWTGNFLLTLSRLPQVGRLGDNIYYSQGCSGHGVTYTHLAGKVLAEALRGQAERFDAFADLPHYPFPGGQLLRTPFAALGAWYYGLRDKLGF, encoded by the coding sequence ATGGCGAACACCCCCTACCCCCAGTCCTATTACGCCGCGTCCGCGAATGCCGTTCCGCCGCGCCCGACGCTGCAAGGTGAGGTCGAAACCGATGTGTGCGTGATTGGTGCCGGCTACACCGGACTTTCCAGCGCGCTGTTCCTGCTGGAGAACGGTTTTCGCGTGACCGTGCTGGAAGCCGCCAAGGTGGGCTTTGGTGCGTCGGGCCGCAATGGCGGGCAGATCGTCAACAGCTACAGCCGTGATATCGATGTGATCGAACGCAGCGTCGGCCCTCAGCAGGCGCAACTGTTGGGGCAGATGGCGTTCGAGGGCGGCAGGATCATTCGCGAGCGGGTGGCCAAGTACCAGATCCAGTGCGACCTGAAGGACGGCGGCGTGTTCGCCGCACTCAACAGCAAGCACATGGGTCACCTGGAGTCGCAGAAGCGCCTGTGGGAGCGCTACGGCCATACTCAGCTGGAGTTGCTGGACGAGCGTCGCATCCGTGAGGTGGTGGCGTGTGACAACTACGCAGGCGGCCTGCTGGACATGAGTGGCGGCCACATCCACCCGCTCAACCTGGCACTCGGCGAAGCTGCGGCCGTGGAGTCCCTGGGTGGCACGATCTACGAGCAATCGGCGGCAGTGCGCATCGAGCGCGGCGCCAACCCCGTGGTGCACACCGCCCAGGGCAAGGTCAGGGCCAAGTTCATCATCGTCGCGGGCAATGCCTACCTGGGCAACCTGGTACCGGAGCTGGCTGCCAAATCGATGCCCTGCGGCACGCAAGTCATCACCACGGCGCCGCTGGGGGATGAGCTGGCCAAGACCCTTCTGCCACAGGATTACTGTGTGGAAGACTGCAACTACCTGCTCGACTACTACCGCCTCACCAGTGACAAGCGCCTGATCTTCGGCGGCGGCGTGGTATATGGCGCGCGTGACCCGGCGAATATCGAAGCGATCATTCGCCCGAAGATGCTCAAGGCCTTCCCGCAACTCAAGGATGTGAAGATCGACTACGCTTGGACCGGTAATTTCCTGCTGACCCTGTCGCGCTTGCCGCAGGTGGGGCGCCTGGGCGACAACATCTACTACTCACAGGGCTGTAGCGGCCATGGCGTGACGTACACCCACTTGGCGGGCAAGGTACTGGCTGAGGCGTTGAGAGGCCAGGCAGAGCGCTTTGATGCGTTTGCCGACCTGCCGCACTACCCGTTCCCGGGCGGGCAACTGTTGCGTACGCCGTTCGCGGCGCTGGGGGCGTGGTACTACGGCTTGCGGGACAAGCTCGGGTTTTGA
- a CDS encoding SDR family oxidoreductase, with protein sequence MEAAAATNGRVALVTGAARGIGLGIAAWLISEGWQVVLTDLDRERGSKVSKVLGENAWFITMDVADEKQVAQGVAEVLGQFGRLDALVCNAAVADPRNITLESLDLAYWNRVLAVNLSGPMLLAKHCAPYLRAHGGAIVNLASTRARQSEPDTEAYAASKGGLLALTHALAMSLGPQVRVNAVSPGWIDARDPAARRAEPLTDADHAQHPAGRVGTVEDVAAMVAWLLSRQAGFVTGQEFVVDGGMSKKMIYSE encoded by the coding sequence ATGGAGGCGGCAGCGGCCACTAACGGCCGCGTCGCGCTGGTGACGGGCGCGGCGCGGGGCATTGGCCTCGGTATTGCCGCGTGGCTGATCAGTGAAGGCTGGCAAGTGGTGTTGACTGACCTGGACCGCGAGCGCGGCTCCAAGGTGTCCAAGGTGCTGGGCGAGAACGCTTGGTTCATCACCATGGACGTCGCTGACGAGAAGCAAGTCGCCCAGGGCGTCGCCGAAGTGCTGGGGCAGTTCGGGCGTCTGGATGCGTTGGTGTGCAATGCAGCAGTGGCCGACCCGCGCAATATCACGCTGGAAAGCCTCGACCTGGCTTATTGGAACCGTGTGCTGGCGGTAAACCTCAGCGGGCCGATGTTGCTGGCCAAGCACTGCGCGCCGTACCTGCGTGCTCACGGCGGCGCGATCGTCAACCTGGCGTCGACCCGGGCGCGTCAATCGGAGCCCGATACCGAGGCTTACGCGGCGAGCAAGGGCGGCTTGCTGGCGTTGACGCATGCCTTGGCGATGAGCCTCGGGCCGCAAGTGCGGGTGAATGCGGTCAGCCCTGGCTGGATCGATGCGCGTGATCCCGCTGCGCGGCGTGCCGAGCCATTGACTGACGCCGATCATGCCCAGCACCCGGCGGGCAGGGTGGGTACGGTCGAGGACGTGGCGGCGATGGTGGCGTGGCTGCTGTCGCGCCAGGCTGGGTTTGTGACCGGCCAGGAGTTCGTGGTGGACGGTGGCATGAGCAAGAAGATGATCTACAGCGAGTAG